The DNA window CAAAATTCAAACGGTTTGGAAATTCGAGATTTGAGCAACGCTCACTCAACTagttcctcaaaaattccagcattttctcaaaaactgCAAGGTTTCAAATGCAAAGTTCCAAAATCTCCATCCTTTGGCCAACATCGACAATAAATATGATCATCCCATCGCGCATGTTCACAATAGCACGAGCATGGCCGAGAGTTTTACGTTCACCGAAAGATGCTTGTTTCTGATACTGCAGAGAAGCGAAGTGAAAGAGGACGAGAAAGTCGGATGAGGAGCTAGGTACCGAATTATGTAACAGAGGTAGGGCAGAAAAGAGCATTCGATGTGCTCTGAACCATTGCCATTTACGATACGAAAAGAACGTCCCTTTTTAACACATTTTAATAGTGGATGAAAAGGCGCAACTAGTCAGGTCCAGTTAAAATAATCTCTACATCAGAACAATCAAGCGGGAACAATTATATGACTGATTCATAAGAAGGAAATAAGTTCTGGAGAATCAGTTTAGTTTACTTAAGAAGTAGGGAGAAATCACCTTAGTTTTTCGAAATCTACGTGATCGCTTCTGTTTTGACTTCGGAAGCTTCCTCTATGTTAAATCAACTGTAATATAGCGGCATCCCGTACCGTCCGGATACTTCCACGAGTtttgaaacagaaaacatCATTTAGGACAGCAATATTTGGGTAAGAAGGAAGATTTTATTCTCACCTCACAACGCTTTTAGATTTTAGATCCTCGAGCTTGTTGTCTTAGGACTGCCATTCTTGGTATACACACATGAGCACcaatgtaataaataagtaaataaataaaatagaaaaaaataaaattgaattagtACTTGTGTTTTCAGTCGTACCAAATCTTCCTCGAAATCAAGCTTGATCGCATAACTGTTTCTCAAccctttttctttcgatcCTTATTCAGGATCATTCCCGTAAAAAGTTTGTAGATGACAAACAGAAACCAGATAGGATGATATCTAGTACTTCATTGGTTTTTAGCGTTGAATTTCGACAATGATGAGGACTGGCGCTAGGATCTTCATCAGTTTGGATCTGGTCGGGATAAGGATACCGTACGACTCTTAACTGAAATGATTGGAACGCCAGATTTTGAGAAAGAGGGCTTCTGAGTGACCATCTTCCCTCGATAGCTGAAAATGGAGGCTACCATGGCTGTAACACAGACCAGAGTAGAAATAGGTAGTGCCCTTCTCAATCTTCATTCTCGATGCAGTGGCTGACCACGCTTCACGATGTTCGGACGAGcgtattgaatttttttcgggCTCTCAAGCTCTGGAAAATGTGCTGCTCTTTTCTTCTCGTGGTCCCACGGGTCTTCGAAGCATATCAGCTGCATGGTTTCCGGAGCATGGCATGTTTTGGTGTCTTTAGGGCTCTCAGCTCTCCTCATTCACTTCGAAATGTTCGAATGAGACGATCATTTTAGTCATCGATTCTGTTCATTACAGCCTTTTTCGAAAAACGGAAGAGTACCAGTCAGTGGTCTCTGGACCCctccttttcttatttcttgcaAGAAGGAAATTCTTTCTGGAAAGGCGAGATAGTTTTATCCCGTGTGGAACATCCGAACAGCAAGAATAGCGCGTAACGACGAGCAGTTGTTCGTAGAGTCAGACCTGCAATGAGGATCCTATTGTATGATCCTCGCTGGCCCAATATAGTGCATGACGATTATCGCATGGTAACAACAAGAAGGGGAAGATTACTTTGCGATGTGGCGCAACCATTATCTCCTCCCAACTGTAAAGTTCCATCGTTTTCTCCAGGAATTGCTGTACATAATCTCATTACTCTTTCAGCATTTGCGCGGTAGGCACTTGGACACAGCTCTTAGGCAGCCGAAGTCTTCTAACTCCTCGGAGGCGAAGTAGgatggtaccagatttgtcttcGTGAATAAATACATCGACTTGATACCTCTTGTCCTCTAGTCACTGCAGAAGCCACACATCCATGCCCCTGGAGCATGTCAACGGGCTTGATCAACGCCAactactttattctttacgCCTCATAAAAAGCAGGAATTTTCCATGGATCTATGGACTTATGGAATATAAGTCTGGCGTTAGTGAACCCCCTGGGATGTGTCAacacgctcacttcaattcagaattgttttagTCTTGCGAACGAGTGTCTACAGCCCTACAATGACTTCCCGGGACTACCTaatgtatcaagtcaatgcttttatcctccctaACAAgactggcaccaatttatcgaccccctaAAGATAAATGgcctggttggcactagggcagtTTTGAACCATCCATCGATTGTGCAATCACTGCGGAAATTCTTACCGATTGCATTACCAAATGTATGTACCTATGTATGTTCTAACGTTTAAAAAACACAGACCCTACCTGGATAGATCAATactaattccaaaaaagaaatctcatagataattccaaaaaagatCTCATAGATTGTCTAGACAAAGTttgatcttgtttttttcacagGCAGTTTGGATTTTGGACCAGATTATGGACTACCTTCGGTATTAATCTGTGTGGATATAGATCCGCTGAGGGATTATATTGATTACGTTGGTTTAGGCGTACCTCGCATAGAACTCTATGAGCAAATCCTCATCGAGagagaaacaaaattattgaaaatactATCCAGCTCTGCTCAGGAATAATCGCTACGCATGAAACTAATTGAATTTCTTCAATCATGTTCAAAAGAGAGAGACAGAGCTTATTTTTTCGTCCTTGATCTACTAATCAGCAACagtaattttcagaaaatgtattttttcccTACCATTTTCGCAATTATGTGAGAACCCCTGTAGGTGAAGTTTTGTTAAGCTCGGAATagtaaaagtgaaaagtgatGTGGAAAAATCGATATTCCGGAAAAAGGAGATATTACACTCGTAGTCAGCTAACCCCAACTAACAGGGCTATGATGAGCTTAGGAAGAAAGTgctcaaaaatcaatttaaaatatacagaaataaaaaataaaataaaataaaataatggtaataataataataataataataataataataataataataataaaagaaatcagTGAAGTCGGCGCGACCATTcggagtgatttttttctctaaccaTGCGGAACTAATACTATATTATAATATGTATATACTATAACACTAtagatatataataatatactaTACTATAATACTACCAAATACTATAAAAAATACTATATTAGCTCCAGTATTAGTAGTTTACCAGTTGGTAAGGTTTTACTGAGCCTGGATCAGAGCCGAGTTGGATTTCCGATTATGTTGTCGTTTCTATTTTCGTGATGATTCAATTCTATTCCGTTCTTTTAACTGAtttcaatatttgaaaatttttgtattattgaAAGTTTTCGTATCAGGGTTCCTAACCCTTAAATATTCTCAGTAACTGATTTCatctaatttgaaaaaaaacctctattAGCTCCAACGTCTGTGGTTTCTCCATTCTTTGCTCATAGCCCTAAGCACACCTATTTATAACTCGATAAAatcttctgaagaaaatatggaaaaaaatgtttttctaggTGTCGTGTGGATGTACTGGTATCGATATCGTTCTTGGCGCTTTTGGACCCAGATTGTCCTGTTCCTTTGCGCTGTCGCCGGTATAATCCTATTCCTACCACGGCTATCACCAGCAGCAATTCATTATATGCGTGTTGTTGACATGgtaattgtttcatttttgctttttttttcttgaaggttttcatttttaatttttttttggattttaattTTGCTAGGTAACGCTGTTATTCTCATAGCAAAGAGGCTTTTCTATAAAGCCGAAATCTTAAAATTTCACAATTCTTAAATTCttcaaggagaagaaaaatcttatatttaacattttatatatatatatatatatatacatatatttatattttatattttattattttgtattcattattttatattttatatttatatttatattatatatatatttgtattttatattgtatttatGTTCTGTACTACTCGCTATATGcgattaaaatttttcttctctcaagAACTCACCTTTTCCTATATTTATTGACTCACGTACATGGGAACCTGGACAGATTAAGGAAgggccttttttttcgaagtgagatggttaaaatagaaaaaaagaatggatttCTTCAGCTACAAACCACAAACTACTAACCGTTGAGATTTGGAGCTTCCACTGTTTAAAATTCGGGAATAAATCCTAGTTGAAGACGtcataaatatttatagatAGTGTGGGTGTGAAAATCACCATCTAAAAACGTTgcagacagaaaaaaaatacttttgcgATATGCAGAACAGTGACAATGAAAATTTAATGTGAAATAAAGGATTCCATCCATCAATATTTGGAACTATCGGAGTTTAGAACTTAATATACAAGAACTAAGAGCTCTTTCAGGTAATTTTCTCCTCGAAACACTTCCTTCAATACTCACAGTATAAATATTCCACTAATAATTCTTTTCAGCCACATTTCGCTCAGAATCAAATTCAAGGATTTGGGGAACCTTTGCGGCGAATCCAACAGTAGGCTTCATTTGTTATGAATTGTATTACTTGTTGTGAATTGATAAATTTACATTCTAGCAACCGTACATACTATCcgccaagaaaaaatatggaacCATGTCGTCCTTTGCTTGGCAAAGTCTCAATATTTGTGGCGTACGTGAAAAGTTCAATGGAAAAGTGAGTTATAAATtaagagcttttttttgaaaacactcCGAGTCGATAATAATCAgtcgataataataataattgtcgataattttaatttttttgataataatCAACAGtcgataataacaataatcgATCATTTTCCTTCTATCTTCTTTCTGCCTTCCTAACTTCCGTAAATTTTTAGGAGTTAACATTTCATTGCGTTGGAAATTAACATTGCAATATAGTAAAAGTATAAACAAGTAtaatatactatattatactTGCTCTGGTACAAACCATGCGTGCACTGGGTTATCATCCATATTTTCCTAATAATCGTACTCCTGATTCAAACGTCATCAAAACCTCACACGTGATTGAGTAGGAAAAGGGTTGCTGTAAATTTCAAGAGGTTCTCTTACCATTAAATTCCTAGAGTGAATTAATAGGGATATTTCTGAGTCTCACAATGTTTCAATGTCAGCATCAACTCTGACAAACACTTCTTGTGGAGTTTACTGATGCGTATCAAAGGAAGAAACTGCCATTTAGCTTCTTCTTTCCgaagaatttcacattttcagtttttgtacCCACTTTTACGCATGATTTTTCCTTAGTATCTACTTGAAATCGgttttgacttcttttttttttgtttgagtttgcctcaGAACATGATTAAGCTATGGTCAAAGCTGCTAAAGATGTAAGGAAGaccaaatagaaataaaataggcATTTTATTCTGATGTAGCATAGCACCCATGGTTAGCCGTATTGGAAGTCGTGAAGTATGTACGTAAGTGCAAGTAGAAGAGTGCAGTGGAAGAAGAGTTTAATAGATGaggattatggaaagaagggtgaaGGTTCTTCCTAAgtaccgtaaaaaaccgcccggaagatacgtcttcgggcgttccggcgcgctattttccacagcgagttcgattggagcgtgccagccttgtgcacgagccgcatcttcctggccgttttttacggcaattgggaagaaatggacggaatcacccctctctccataatctccgatcccgtatacgaatactccacctgaaatccgtaccaccttagattcgtgagggttatgcctttaatctaGGACAGGACAATCTGAGACATCCATCGGTCTCAAGGAATGACTGAgattatttcatgttttttctcaATGTTGAACATTCTTATTGATGTTTACTTCTTATTGATCTGAGGCCTCTATGAGTATGACATCGTTTGCGAAAATTAAGGCACTTGTATAATTGTCACTTAGATTTTATTCGGTTGGGTATAGCGGAGTTTGTAAGAGCTTTGGTTGCACGATctatggttcgaaacctcccTTGTGCCAACGAATTCTTTGACACCTCCGGGAAGATAGATTGGCACCAGACTCGTCTAAGAGAATTAAAACacagacttgacacatcagttAGCCCCTGAAAGTTGTTCTATAGCTTACGAGTTCCTTAGGCTCCTTATTCTGATTTGAGGTGAACGCATAGGCGCATCCGAAAATACCAGACATCTTATTCTTCATCCTTTACTTCCATTATACTGCTGCTTTTGACCTCAGCAtagtattatattaattaacaGTCCATATTGACTAAAAACGTCCCCTCGATGAATTTTTCGCTGAACAGAATTGACGTTGAAATCTATCTCAGTAGTATATTTGGAGCTATAGGCaggaggaaaaattttctaactaCAAGAAAGGTGTACCATTCGAAACCATGGCGGCAAAATTCTGTTTCGATTGGTACTTCTAGGATATTACTTTCACTCTTTTAGCCACTATCGTGTCGCTCAACAATCACTTGAGTGCTATCTGAAAGGAGTGAATTACACGGTTATGATGATAGATTTAAACGAAGATGCTCGagttaaagaaaaatgctcCAAAAATCAGCAGgttagtattttattttcatgtgtTCCGTTTTGTAAAGGCCTGAAACTTTGGGATTTCATGAAAAACAACTTAGAGTCCATGGAAAAATCTTTTGCCGTAATTTGCTTGATCGAAGTCTGAAAGTCCGGGTAACGCCAAACTTCCAAACGTATTGTGGTTCACGCTTTTCTCGTATCAAGAATTGTGTGAAAATTTGAACACATTGTATTTTCTGCTGAAGGattgtccagaaaatttccCGCTAAAGATGTTAATgtaatttcttggaaaaaaaactactcagGAATGATTTTCCATGTGTACTTCGTTTATCCTCTGCATCTTGGAGAGATTATTCGACGtgtttactttgttttcatttagaaTAATGTAAACAATAGCCAACATGCGGCGCTCTGAAATCTTAATTTCCagttgcagaaaaaattcccaaatgttaatgtaattttttggaagaaaaactaccCAGGAATAATTTTCCATGGACATTTCGTTCATCCTCTGCATCTTAGACAGATTATTCGACGtgtttactttgttttcatttagaaTAATGTAAACAATAGCCAACATGCGCCGCTCTGAAATCTTAATTTCCAGTTGCAGAAGAAATTCCCAAAtgttaatgtaattttttggaagaaaaactaccCAGGAATAATTTTCCATGGACATTTCGTTCATCCTCTGCATCTTAGACAGATTATTCGACGtgtttactttgttttcatttagaaTAATGTAAACAATAGCCAACATGCGCCGCTCTGAAATCTTAATTTCCAGTTGCAGAAGAAATTCCCAAAtgttaatgtaattttttggaagaaaaactaccCAGGAATAATTTTCCATGGACATTTCGTTCATCCTCTGCATCTTAGACAGATTATTCGACGTGTTTTATTGTTCCGTTATATTGCAGCTATTCTTCAAAAAGCATTGTGCCGCCTCTGCCTACTTGCCCGATACAGATTGGATGTTGGTCCTGGATGCAGATACAggtatcttttcaaaaatacataCTTAagcaaatatataaataaatataagcagTTGCAAAATTTTGTAAGTGGTGTGTACGCCAGTATGTAAACAAATATACGTGTTAAATATCTATTATAGTTTATTGTAAAGTTCTAAGATcttgaattggaaaaaaaaaacaaatcaaatagGTCAGTGGTTGGGAGGATTGCAGAACTATAGGTtacaatattaaaatattaaaactaCCATAATAatacatgtatgtatatgtatatatatattaatactaatatgtatatatacataataCTAAAATTGAGAATAATCTTGTGCTTCTAATATTATACTTCAAACTCCTTCATGTGGCTGGGATTTTAAGGGAAATATTCCCGTTTCTAAAATTCCAAGCGATATTGGAAGGATGAGCGGACTGTTCTCTTTTCATCCACAGCCTTCAACTCGCTAGTCATTCATTATCGACCTACAttgtgatcttttttttccaaattttaagaaaatgatTGTTCTAGTGCTAAATATGTACATAGATCAgacattttctttcaagaaaaaagtgatggaTCAATCGAAATCTTTCAGTGATATTTTTCCGGAGAGATACcatagtaaaaaaagtttacgcttgccatttagaaataatgggaaaaaatcctctcaaaaatcaatgaataattCGAATTTTACATATCgcgtttatttgttattttaacaaagatttgtttttataGAAACATACTAATTACCATTTTTAAAAGGTGTTGTAAACCCGAATCATTGTGTTGAAGAATGGATTGATGATCGAgtcgatttgattttttatgaaCGATTTTTCAACTGGGAGATTGCAAGCGGAAACTACTTGGTGAGGATTAACATGAGGTGCTAAAAATCTGTGCTAAATATAATTTGTTGACTTTTCAAGGTGAGAAACACCGAGTTTGGAataaatttcctgaaaacatGGGGAGATTGGGAATTCACTCAACCTCAGAACTGGAACGGTGCGGATAACGGCGTCCTACAGgttacatttcttttcatacaAAGGTTTTATTGAACCAATCCTTCATAGATCTTTAAGTTctgctgcttccagaaaatttagGGCGGTAGAGTAATGTTTAATGTCTATTTCAAGGATagttacaggaagaaaaatctctcaaatttttctttaggtGTTAATCAAGAATTAGAAATCAATTCTTCactctttttcatttaaatgGCCAATGAACAAAGCtcctgaaatatttccaaaaaggATAATCATAGCTCTATCTTAGTTTCTGGTCCTTTTAGCAAAATTATGAaacttttctggatgaaacatcaaactttccactttttttcaccTAGAAACTACGCGAGAAGAAGCTCCAACCGGTTGTAAGATGAGATATTCAACAGTATTTAAATACAAcgcaaatacaaaaaaaaagttacagaaagaaaaatacagaaagATTAATCGACTGGATCTAAAACGAAAAGACAAAATTCCCACCAATATCTCTCCCTAtttaagagattttttgaaaatttggaaaacctCACATGGATCAAAACCCCatattcccaaaaaaaaagcgaaatacttcattaaaatatttttggagGCGTTGAAGTCAAGTCAATACAATTGCTATGAAGTCGATTACGATGAATGTATGGGAATAAAGacaaaatgatattttttgatactcttcaagtaatttttattGCAGCTTCTCATCCTGAAAACAGTGATCCCAGACGCGTCGCAAGAAACGACAAATTGCGATAGAATCTGGCATAATGCGACCGGATACGAGACGTACATGGCTTACGTATCTTGCGTGAAGCAAGCTTTGGGAGCAACAAGACTATGGCCAGGGAAGCTGAGAATTTACCGACGAGCACACGGTTGGGTCCGGGATGGATTCATAACGACAGataagtgagtttttttcttcatgaattcGAAAACGTGTTCGTTTTTAGGTGCAATAGTTAATAggtcttcatctttttttttcttttagatggTGTGATGCCGACTTCATGCTTCATGGATGGAAACTTCAAAATGTGGGGGAGCAGGGATGGGAGAGTCCATTCAAACAAAATCTTGATCCCAACAAATGTGGTGAAGGAGTGTCCGGTTGGGAATGGATCCCAACGAAACACGTCAATAATTCTGTCATCAAGTAATGGATAGTTTTTGAGATCCAGAGTCTTGttgtagattttttgagattttttttcttgagatccATCACCAAAACCAGCTCTATTTTACAGGCGAGAAC is part of the Necator americanus strain Aroian chromosome V, whole genome shotgun sequence genome and encodes:
- a CDS encoding hypothetical protein (NECATOR_CHRV.G17487.T1), which codes for MEATMAVTQTRVEIGVVWMYWYRYRSWRFWTQIVLFLCAVAGIILFLPRLSPAAIHYMRVVDMPHFAQNQIQGFGEPLRRIQHNRTYYPPRKNMEPCRPLLGKVSIFVAYVKSSMENHYRVAQQSLECYLKGVNYTVMMIDLNEDARVKEKCSKNQQLFFKKHCAASAYLPDTDWMLVLDADTGVVNPNHCVEEWIDDRVDLIFYERFFNWEIASGNYLVRNTEFGINFLKTWGDWEFTQPQNWNGADNGVLQLLILKTVIPDASQETTNCDRIWHNATGYETYMAYVSCVKQALGATRLWPGKLRIYRRAHGWVRDGFITTDKWCDADFMLHGWKLQNVGEQGWESPFKQNLDPNKCGEGVSGWEWIPTKHVNNSVIKRELANFEKYSGNTYPPEAKFLTYIVMPDVGECYPNCDKDT
- a CDS encoding hypothetical protein (NECATOR_CHRV.G17487.T2); protein product: MDKCREGVVWMYWYRYRSWRFWTQIVLFLCAVAGIILFLPRLSPAAIHYMRVVDMPHFAQNQIQGFGEPLRRIQHNRTYYPPRKNMEPCRPLLGKVSIFVAYVKSSMENHYRVAQQSLECYLKGVNYTVMMIDLNEDARVKEKCSKNQQLFFKKHCAASAYLPDTDWMLVLDADTGVVNPNHCVEEWIDDRVDLIFYERFFNWEIASGNYLVRNTEFGINFLKTWGDWEFTQPQNWNGADNGVLQLLILKTVIPDASQETTNCDRIWHNATGYETYMAYVSCVKQALGATRLWPGKLRIYRRAHGWVRDGFITTDKWCDADFMLHGWKLQNVGEQGWESPFKQNLDPNKCGEGVSGWEWIPTKHVNNSVIKRELANFEKYSGNTYPPEAKFLTYIVMPDVGECYPNCDKDT